A segment of the Suncus etruscus isolate mSunEtr1 chromosome 7, mSunEtr1.pri.cur, whole genome shotgun sequence genome:
ttagactccatgtgattggacagcaacccttcaaccctgaatcccagatcccaactgtagaaccaacacagttccctgcaatagcaccaggaaaCAAACACTCTCTGGGGACTGCCTAATACCACCCTGCACCAACTTCCACCAGGTTGATACCTCgttgatgatgaggaaacaataacaactagatctaagagcaggttgccctacctcatcacctaatggtaagatgaaatcagaagaccctaaGTCCTTGAAATGCACAGCAATCAAGATCACCAATTACAGAAagctaactttgacaactgtaacTGGGAAGAACTTTTCATGGgttcaataagaaagaccctaaccTAAATTTCAGCCTAGAGTTtgaacaaaagccaagatctctataactccagaggtctgactttgacaactactactactgagcagaacttctggaaccataaggaaaggctGTATCTTAGGCTTCGTCCTaaaaatctgtgcaaaaatcaaaatcactaattacagaaaactaacTACaattgtgactgagcagaacttctataacaataaagactctatcctagactttgtcatatggcctgtgcagataccaatatctttaattacagaggactAATTTTATCTGCCACAACTGagtagaatgtttcctggcacaataaaaagactttgggttaGATAATGAGCACATATGGAACCTGTAattgttctcatgacagtatgcttcaaggggtGGAGAAGCCCTATATCTCTTAGATCAAGGTAATTCCCTTTaatatttccccaatacttaaaaatgatcagacctaagtaccaaatccaaaatcaatgacaacagaataaaaaTCTACAACAAGTCATATACAAAGGAGATCagctatactagcagtccaggggacaaaagggaggaagtatgggatgcatgtttggaacaggggtgaagggaggtcaacactggtggtgggaattgccctaatttgcTGTCACtacataccttaaatataactgtgaaagacttgtaattcacatgcgtctcaataaaaatcattaaaaaaataaagaaaaataaaatagggcccagagagctagcacagcggtgtttgccttgcaagcagccgatccaggacctaaggtggttggttcgaatcccggtgtcccatatggtccccctgtgcctgccaggagctatttctgagcagacagccaggagtaacccctgagcaccgccggttatggcccaaaaaacaaacaaacaaaaacaaaacaaaacaaaacccccccccacacacacacacaaaaaaataaaaataaaataaaataaaaattcaaatattaactTACCTTTGGGAGGGCTGATACTGATGATGGGTGTGGGGTTGTATTTATGTGCTTGAAAAatcattgtaaaccacagaatctgaGTTTAAAAAACTTACCTTAGTTTTAGTGCTTCGTCCCTTGGTAGCTtcataactatttttttctttctttcctaatatATTGGGCCCATAAGATTCCATAAGTATATACATGCTTCTAATTTCTGGGTAGACTACTTGAACCCAAAATGACAAATTCTGTCCCTTATCCAAAAAGTAAATATCATCAAGAATATTACTATGAAATGCAATGTAGGGGCACACCTCTCTTTTTCTGAAAGCTACATTTTGTACTTCCAGTTGCAAAGGATATGCCTGTGTACTTATATCACCATTATCAGAAACATATATGAAATATACTTGAGAAAAGGGCAACATggaaattaatgatttttttgtgttagttGTCCATGAATGTAGCTTTACTGCCTCTTTAATATAATTCTTGAAAAAAAACATAtcattgttttccatttttacaataatatttccaaaataatctgtaaaaaattagaaaagtttgTTAGTCTATGCAACCATACTTAAAAGCTGCTTCATTTAagtgtattaaaataatttttatgatgaCTGAATTTTTATACTGTGAATTTAGTGTAGCACACTACAACTTAACACAATATTAGAGAATATCTCTACCACTTCATAGTAGAgtgatttttcttccctttctcttcctgttCACTGTATTACATCATTTACATagataaaagagctggaattaatatataaaacaatgatgAACATGACAGGAATGGCATATTTAGAAGTACTATCTTATAGACTAAATCTCATTTCCTCCATAAAAAGTATATAATCTGAGGTTGCAACTCCTATTGTGATTGTATCAGGATATAAAATCTTTCCTATTTAATACTTATAGTTAAGTGAGTATGCAAGGGTTAGACTCTAATTCAAGAGAATGGTGTCCTTACAATAGGAGGTAGTGACATCATAATTCCTTTCTTTCTGCAAGAAGGATTCGTCTGAGAATACAAGGTGGCTGAAATATTCAGGGCAAGAAAACAGTCCTCACCAGAAACCAAGCTTGCTGCTATACTTATCTTAAACTTAGAGTTTTCagaacaatgataaaaaaaattactattgctTGAGACTTCTagtttatagattttttaataGCATATTTTGTTAATACAATTGGGATAAGCCAAAATATAAAGGGAGAAGAGGGCACCTCTTTATAAATAATAGTAACTTTATCAGAATACTTGAATACACAAAGCTTCATAGTTTATATGTTTCTTTGGTTCTGTAAAAGGAATAATTGGACTATAATTGATTTCATAAATTTTTCTCCAGATACAATATTTTCTGTGTTGTAAATGTAAATATCCTTCTAAGGTATATTGTCCTtagttaaacaaaacaaaacaaaacaaatttatgagCATTCCAGTTGGAAGAAGGTAAAGTCACAGAGACAGGAAGGTTCTGAGTACACAGTACTTATGCATACTTTAgaacatataagtgatattttttttttttttttttttttttttttggtttttgggtcacacccagctgtgctcaggggttactcctggctgtctgctcagaaatagctcctggcaggcacgggggaccatatgggacaccgggattcgaaccaaccacctttggtcctggatcggctgcttgcaaggcaaacgccgctgtgctatctctccgggccctataagtgatatttttataaatcatattCTAATCAAGTACCTACCCCCAAAATGGCAATTCCTTTTTGGGTGATCAGAATACTTGAATCAAAGTTATCAATGTCAAAATACATTTCCTTACAAAGCTCCCACATTATTATTATGTCATTAGAAATctgataataaaaaatgtttaaaagtattATGTGACAAGCAAGTTAGCATGGAtctgaaaactattttttaatgttagaGAAGTGTATGAGTGAGTTACAATAGAAATGGGAAATCAGACACTAGCATTTGCTCTTCCCACTGCTCattataaacattattaaataacTTTCATCCTGAAAATACACATGTAGATGTAAATCTGTAGATTTACCAAAATGAAAGAGTTTGTAATTTTGatatattatcttattattaCAATCAGTACATTAAAAATCTATCCATTTTTAAGGCTGTTAAAAGTGTAGTTGATGTCAGTATAATCATATATCAGTACATCTAAAATGGTGATGTATTCATTAAAAAGATATCTATGATGAAATATATagagatatttttttcagaatgagAATGCCTTACCCATGAAAACTTGATGAATAGTGCTGTTCTGTGATAATTTTGATAAATTTCCATTTTCAGTAGGTGTTTGTAAAATTCCATTATCAGCAAAATTTTGGTAATAATAGTATACTCTATGCTTGTCAGTGAGAATGAATTCTGGTGTTGCCGAAAAGGCAAAATGCATACTTAAATGACTGTCAGAAGTGATCAGCATTTTCAAGTCCCTGAATGTTAATTGTTCAGTAtcttcattatatattataaggTAAACTTTTTTGGAGATGTTACAACTTACACAGGACTCCAATAACAATGCAAGTTCCAAAGGATGTTCTGTATACTCAACATTGTGTATACTTAGAAAAGAAGCTGGTGATACATATAGTAGTTGTTTCAGTTTATTTGTGTCTATTACTTTGATGAATTGGAGGTGTTCATATCCAAGATAAAGTGTATCTCTTGTCCAAACTGCTATATAACTTCTTTTGTCTTTAACCTacggaaaaaatgaaaaacagtttaaaaatctttgtttttacaAATAGTCTTGACAATTCTTGTCATTCAATTTGctacattgaaaaaaataaaatttagtaactACTAAGTTGGATATTTTGTCTTTGAATATAGAAATATATCACAGTGCATTTGATTAAATATGCATTTGACATATTGAATTTAAGAAAATTCTCATAATTTCactcttttattgttttgattctacctgccaggagtgatctctgaacacagagccaggagtaagccataattACAGCTGGGGATGTCCtaacctccctcccttcctcctttccttcctctcccctcccttccctccttcccttccttcctccccacttccttcctctttcttccctttccttcccttccttctaccacccctccctcctcttcccttccttcttctctctatcCCTTCttgcttccctcccttctttctttcttccatcctttccctccctcccttccttcctccctcccttccctctttccatccctcctttcttccctcccttccttcttccctccttcccttccctctttccaccccttcttccatccctccttccctcctcctttacTTACTTCCTttccaccctccttccctccctccctccctccctcccttccttccttccttctttccttccttccttccttcctcccttccttcctccctcccttccttcctttcttccttttttcctccctccctccctcccttcccttcctttctttttccttccttcccttctcttccttctcttctttctctttctcttccttcccttccttctctccctccctccctcccttcccttcccttcctttctttttccttccttcccttccttcccacccttccttctctcccttcccttccctcccttcccttccctcccttcccttccttcccttccctttcttcccttccttcccttcccttccttcccttcccttccatcccttcccttccttcccttcccttcccttccctttcccttccttccttccttccttcctccttccttccctccctccctccttccttccttcctaccttccctccctcccttccctcctaccttcccttcccttccccttccccttccccttccccttcccttcccttccctccccttcccttccttccgaCTTGGACTGGGACAGCCAAACTTGTGATTTTATGTCCATATTTATATAGGAACCAGAATGTTAAATGTCTACAGCCTGTGTCTTCATCTTGACTTTGCAAAAGCAGAGCTGGCTTACTTCAATTTTCTTTAGCATGTTGTAATAGATTTTGTATTTACCCATAAGCCCTATCTTTTTGGTGTGTTTAACCAATGCAGTGCAAACTAGAACAAAGCACAGAGAGGAATAGATGTAGTGCATTGTCATGATTTGCTTAATTGATTCTTAAACCCTCAAAGTATATCAgccatttttttgtgtgtgtttattctcTCTAGCTTAGAGTTCCCTGGTTACCTGAAAGCTTATTTACTAAAGTAAAGATAAGGGTACCCCACCATATAACTTTCTAAATTTCATCTTCCTTGGATATCAACAAATATGAGAGTGTAAAACATTGTGCAAATCCGGCCACCATTAACTGCACGTAAGGGCTGAGGCGTGGAGAGAAAGCCCGCACTTTTGCACAGGTAACAGGAGGGAGGACAGGCTCTGACTGGGGTGTTCAACACCATTAACCGAGCATAAGAGCCGAGGCACAGAAAGGGGGCCACAGCTTCGCGCAGGCAATGGAAGGGAGGAGACCTGCAGACAGTTTTTGAGTGGCGGATCACCACCATTACCCGAACTTCAAGGCTGTGGCTGAGAGGGGAACTACACCCTGGAGCAGGTAACGGGAGGAGGAGACCTGTGGGCGGGCCAAACCTTGGTGACtggcaaataaaatccaacatcTCATTaacaaggtcatacaccatgaccaagtagtatTAATCTTAGAGATGCAAATAAGTACTAAGATGAAAAAAGGAAAGTTATAGGGAACAGGGGTTGAGATTTCAGTGATAGTGGTGATGTGGGGAAATGGTATAGCTgtaaatccaaagcacagactcgaCAACACAGAAAACATGAGATTGAAGCTGAAACCACCACATTTAGCTATGTGTCAGCAAAGCAGGCAGTGGGTGCAGGAGAGCGGGCAGGCTGTGGGGTTGAATATCATATAATATggaaacactggtggtaggagtTGACATTGTTGGTAGGACTGTTTTTAAAATACTACacacctaaaactcaactatcaacaactttgtaaattatggcttttaagtgaaataaaaattaatatgtgtTTCCTGGGTACATGGTGCCTAAGCATGTCACCCAAATTAGCCTGTTAAGATGTAGATTTTCCTATTTTCATACTGGGTTGTGTATCAGGGCTCTCTGCCTTTAGAGAAGTATTCATTCTCTCTTAAACTTGATACTCATTACTCTCTTTTTtatcctttctccccttcctcagtacctgtaaataaaatgtttttactatTAAAAAACGTGTTTAAGTAAAGATTGCAAAATGActcaataatataatattttaaaagccacGTTATTCTTTATTGTTGGAAGTTTACTTCTGCagactaagaaaaattaaatacaaatatattttcaatatatccatggtaaatatataaaaatgcatcATGTGGATGAATTAATCACCAAGTAAATAGTCAGTGAAAAACATCTAAATGTGTAGGTATCATAAGCATCATTTACTAACCTTGAATAAAtatttgtcccaacaccattttcTTGTTGTGATGCCAATAATTTCATCAGGTAGATTAAAATTTGTTTCCAATCTTGTAAATTCATGCAAACTTTTTATGTAAAGAATaccttttattagaaaaaatactcCTTCCAGAGAGAAGCTTACATCAGACACACTGCTTCTTTCTTCATCAGTCAGAACACTTGGAGGTACCCTGATTCTGGTCCAGGTTTGAAAGGAATCGTTTGATTGAAAGGTCTCCATATCAGCTACCACCACAATATTGGAAGTAGCACAAGCCTCCCAGTCTGCCATCAACTGACTACCACGTGGCGATgagagtggtagaaaaccaatcaTCTCAGGTATAGTTGAGAAAggaaaagtcaaaaagaaaatgcTATTGGCAACTAAACAATTGAGAAAAGCCACTGGACGTCCTTGAATTTCTTTTAGCCCATCACCAAATGTCATTGGTATTGTAATTGACCACATTctataaacagaaaaatagaaaatatgagaataaaaTGTTCACCAATGGTTTACTTTCATCTGTATCTCACAATACTCACAATTATcatgctttaattaaaaatgtcttaTCAACATAAATCTAGGTAAGAAATAAGattcctcatttttatttattctttactcTTGTTGctaaaaaaaacaacttagacTCTCAAAACTTTTTTCTTCTGCATTGTCTCCATATTACCAAATAAACAAGTGCATACTTAccctttacatatattttacacattattaatttcttatataaatgaaaatgtaaCTTTAATATACTGTACTATACATACATCTTAAATTTAATATTCCAGTGCTTTATTACGAAGTGCCTTTATTGCTGATATTGTAGTGTCTATTGTGTAAACTCATAGTGTTGTATAGACTAATATTGTCTAAGCTGCTAATACTGTCTAAATTGTAGATATTTGTTACTACTGAGCCAACTATTGTACTCTCATTGTACTAAGCTATTGtattgtcatattttatttaacatgtatgtattttatttacgTTACTTCCAATAGAgctaataattattttgttttaaaatttacctgttttcttttttttttaattttaattataacaacaaagatgcaaagaaagaggacagggtaaagttacagtggaagcccaatcacccatgaacagaattctcggtagtcccatcgatgatatcccagtcttgaactttcagccaaagaacattaagaaaaacaaaactgaacccatgtacaatacaattactttgtccctcaaatccccagttgtagtacatactatttcttagcagcacacaatataatctaaagacattagacttatgtaactccttaaacattgagggcaaagtacatttctctagttccatgcacatgcttactagtttaagttaacctcaaaagttttagtgggttgtttttcttaaggattggagtcaagggaacatagtaaaaaacggtattaaagtggcatttgtttgcataggcccaccaaaacataagggacatggaaagacaaagtatggtctaaatacaaggagaccctacccctgaagtttcctggcacaggactgactctaggctccaggcaaactagtttgtccactTCAAGTCATCGtgtgtagtggcaatacacctccattcctcacatagtctctgttgttggtatcatgcttctgtattaaagatcctggagtctgcatatcccatattgcagtcaggatggtgcagagcatcctcttgtttcacctcacacttaaggggcaatagagagaaccatgtcctgtagagcaagcaggtcattgttgttgtcaagtcttctcagtgtaaacggaagtctctttttaggaggtcgatgtcagacccttggtagtgtctttcctggtagaggactgcttccagctgttgctatataagaccttggatgtttcgtagatggcttgcctggttccggcgtgaatggaggatgcccattcttctgaggcctgtgccaggtcattatatcaatgttcagggtgtaaggtacattgtactgagatttattagataagaacttatctgtatgtatggtgttttcccattttaatgtgtctatgcaaacaaggatcaatgccatgaagcgttattggtgcatctggaagcaataggaacaagaccagcaatttccatgacatagttcaatcataggcatcaaactgagggacagttccaacaacaatccttactgaacagcttacaaagaaaagacaagatgaaaagtggatataaacatcatggtagaagaatatatagagagttatattagttaaagaaaatacccataaaacatacaaaagatatatgtgttcaatatgtgttcaatttgtgtccttctaaatagttctaggatttgttagatctactgtatgtcttaggtcagagattagaactgtgtgttactgaagttaagaagggtaaatctggggtactgatggttgggaggagcatatgttcctTATAcaagggtctccttgtatttagaccataaagAACATTAAGCattagcccccgcgcggtttgcaaaatgtagactggtatgaaattgccagtgacagcctgagtatagctgagcagctatctgccacccaccagatcaaactccaccccctcagccccaccctaggccagtctccggacagacccggcctgggagtggggaaaacccagggtgccccgtcaactccttccaggaacccacctggagatccggaggaatgggggagaggggggttgggtgacccgggtccgggcccccctaccctaggccgggccaacagGCCACTGGCACATgaggaggcctgccagctgcccacccgtgccggctaaaaatcctgctccaggaagggagagagaccctcccaagcctgaagacAGGgttttaagccccaccctaggccagtctccggacagacccggctgggagtggggaaaacccagggtgccccgtcaactccttccaggaacccacctggagatccggaggaatgggggagaggggggtaaAATTTACCTGTTTTCTGATAGTTAAAATAGCatgttataatattttaagctataatatgattatataaaataatgaaccaGTGTATAGTCCTATAAACAGTGCACATAGATTTCTTTTACTCTATCTCCTTGAAAATACttgctatttcttattttttttagaataacaGATATATTCAGTGTAAAGTGATACTTTAGAAACTTTATTTGAAGCTGCCTGTGATTTGATGTTGGTTATCATCACTGTTTTTTATATGTTAGCCATTGTATGTCCTCTTCGAGGAAGTGCTCATTCAGCTCCTCTGCACATTTTAtaactagattttattttattttgctattgcATGCTAATGGATCTTTCTATAAAATAGATACAACTTTATCATAAACCCATAAATTtgcacatatttacatatatcctATAACCTTCACAttaaaacttttacttttttatttactaCACCTTGTACTCTGTGATCAGGATTCCTCCTTGGCAGTGCTTTGAGAACTACATGGGATTCAAGAAATCAAACCTCGGTTGACTGTGGGAAAGTGCTCTACACGTTGTGCAATTGTTCTAGCCCACTATctaataatttgattttatgaAATACCTTCACTGACCATAATATAAACTATCACTAGGAAAGTatcaaaaaacaatatgaatacttaaaaattaaaaagtacactTCTATTTCATGGGTAAAAGAGGAAAAGCATTATCTTAGAAAgtactttgaaatattttcaactaAATTCTTAGTGTTAAATGCTTGAAGAAATATTATCAACCAATAGTCTAAGATTccaccaaaacaataaatatataaaaaaaacaagcaaataccatttaatcagaaaaaataaacataaaattaaagattagaaataaaattaaaagagaaaaataaagtcaggaaccagagaaatagtacggGGATTAGAGTACACACTAGTGTATTCAACACTAGTCTGGTAtgcagcatcacatggtcccccaagcaacagTGAATGCA
Coding sequences within it:
- the CATSPERE gene encoding cation channel sperm-associated auxiliary subunit epsilon; amino-acid sequence: MNQPEQVSTLPKMPTSPCRGRTAICEEPSRNFSHINLELLMVGEPNGISYSPHHLHSRAKLDQGRHARHPLQDEYSKALVKQFASFGQMPTIHTIKKRKTYTPDEGIKNGMWSITIPMTFGDGLKEIQGRPVAFLNCLVANSIFFLTFPFSTIPEMIGFLPLSSPRGSQLMADWEACATSNIVVVADMETFQSNDSFQTWTRIRVPPSVLTDEERSSVSDVSFSLEGVFFLIKGILYIKSLHEFTRLETNFNLPDEIIGITTRKWCWDKYLFKSPRFGPPTGLLLPLPAPGCSSPLSHSLEVRVMVVIRHSKTVCRSPPFHCLREAVAPFLCLGSYARLMVLNTPVRACPPSCYLCKSAGFLSTPQPLRAVKDKRSYIAVWTRDTLYLGYEHLQFIKVIDTNKLKQLLYVSPASFLSIHNVEYTEHPLELALLLESCVSCNISKKVYLIIYNEDTEQLTFRDLKMLITSDSHLSMHFAFSATPEFILTDKHRVYYYYQNFADNGILQTPTENGNLSKLSQNSTIHQVFMDYFGNIIVKMENNDMFFFKNYIKEAVKLHSWTTNTKKSLISMLPFSQVYFIYVSDNGDISTQAYPLQLEVQNVAFRKREVCPYIAFHSNILDDIYFLDKGQNLSFWVQVVYPEIRSMYILMESYGPNILGKKEKNSYEATKGRSTKTKAIDFFQSGNFEGVQDYFRLQNLKTGIVLFSFKPSDSGHTCLNPQKIFQVAIGCDSTKYIIVKGFEEKNCIPYEFLYDIEKSYLRHHPSKNLRVKYDWKIYGCPLRVNIRDKFQPLIQLYNEEGYVEDIYVNFIVWEINGRNDYTFNNTMAQSGCLTEAQTWKSMTELNKDIPLEDVWGPENYVHCFSYSGKRVDLNQPYEIINKTNKNHLVWPTDHIGMYVFRVKILDPNYSFCTLTAQFAIETYGLIPR